A genomic window from Variovorax paradoxus includes:
- a CDS encoding FecR family protein gives MMKNLVIALGGLAIVASAALAQAQTPSAAPVAAPPAAAASAPAPATAAPAAKADPQAGFVKFVRGNVQLLNGAGATRAASPGDALGAVDRIVTGPDSSASVVLRDDTTLVVGPSSRLDLKEFHFDGTTHEGGMLVSLLRGSMRMITGLIGKTNPDAVRVETQTATIGIRGTDFIVQADGQP, from the coding sequence ATGATGAAAAACCTCGTGATCGCCTTGGGCGGCCTCGCCATTGTGGCCTCGGCCGCACTGGCACAAGCCCAGACGCCGTCGGCCGCTCCCGTGGCGGCGCCACCTGCCGCAGCCGCGTCCGCACCGGCGCCTGCTACCGCCGCGCCAGCCGCCAAGGCGGATCCCCAGGCGGGCTTCGTGAAGTTCGTGCGCGGCAACGTGCAACTGCTCAACGGCGCCGGCGCCACCCGCGCCGCCAGCCCCGGTGATGCGCTGGGCGCGGTGGACCGCATCGTGACCGGCCCCGATTCTTCGGCCTCGGTGGTGCTCCGCGACGACACGACGCTGGTGGTCGGCCCCTCGTCGCGGCTCGACCTGAAGGAATTCCACTTCGACGGCACGACGCACGAAGGCGGCATGCTGGTCTCGCTGCTGCGAGGCTCCATGCGCATGATCACCGGCCTGATCGGCAAGACCAACCCCGACGCAGTGCGGGTCGAGACGCAGACGGCCACCATCGGCATTCGCGGCACCGACTTCATCGTGCAAGCCGACGGCCAGCCATGA
- a CDS encoding cation diffusion facilitator family transporter: MTFTPKTLLRVSVAVALITIVLKGLAGYMTNSMGLISDAMESFVNLASAMFALAMVTIAERPADDDHPYGHHKAEYFSSGFEGILIVGAAIAILWVSIQRLLSPQPLEQLGWGLALSVLSSGFNAGLAFLLFRAARTHRSIALEADGRHLMTDVWTSAAVVIGIVGVQLSGWLWLDPLLAIGVALNIVREGVKLVWRSSQGLMDEALDPETLATVRGTLDAFAARMPEGTRLRFDDMVTRSAGQRRFADLHMHVPGDWTLQHAASMRDQLEQALMDAVPGLRVTIQLLPLTMEARATQAGEHHPL; this comes from the coding sequence ATGACGTTTACCCCAAAGACGCTGCTGCGCGTGTCCGTTGCCGTGGCTTTGATCACGATCGTGCTCAAGGGGCTGGCCGGCTACATGACGAATTCGATGGGCCTGATCTCGGACGCCATGGAGTCCTTCGTGAACCTGGCGAGCGCCATGTTCGCGCTGGCCATGGTGACCATCGCCGAGCGGCCCGCCGACGACGACCACCCCTACGGCCACCACAAGGCCGAGTACTTTTCCTCGGGCTTCGAAGGCATCCTGATCGTTGGCGCGGCCATTGCGATCCTCTGGGTGTCCATCCAGCGCCTGCTGTCGCCGCAGCCGCTGGAGCAACTGGGCTGGGGCCTGGCGCTGTCGGTGCTCAGCTCGGGCTTCAACGCGGGGCTGGCTTTTCTGCTCTTCCGCGCGGCACGCACGCACCGGTCGATCGCGCTGGAGGCCGACGGCCGCCACCTGATGACCGACGTCTGGACCTCCGCCGCCGTGGTGATCGGCATCGTCGGCGTGCAGCTCAGCGGCTGGCTCTGGCTCGACCCGCTGCTGGCCATCGGCGTAGCGCTGAACATCGTGCGGGAGGGCGTCAAGCTGGTGTGGCGTTCGTCGCAGGGCCTGATGGACGAAGCCCTCGACCCTGAAACCCTCGCAACCGTGCGCGGCACGCTCGACGCCTTTGCCGCCCGCATGCCCGAAGGCACGCGGCTGCGCTTCGACGACATGGTGACCCGCAGCGCCGGCCAGCGCCGCTTTGCCGACCTGCACATGCACGTGCCCGGCGACTGGACCCTGCAGCACGCCGCCAGCATGCGCGACCAACTGGAGCAGGCCCTGATGGACGCCGTGCCCGGCCTGCGCGTCACCATCCAGCTCCTGCCCCTGACCATGGAAGCCCGCGCCACCCAGGCCGGCGAACATCACCCCCTATGA
- the dtd gene encoding D-aminoacyl-tRNA deacylase codes for MKAVLQRVANARVDIAGSTVGAIDAGLLVLLCAERGDIDALADRMLAKILKLRIFSDEAGKMNRSVQDIGGGLLVVSQFTLAADASGGNRPSFTQAAPPDEGRRLYEYFVAQARAAHPVVATGEFGADMQVHLLNDGPVTIPLQMTA; via the coding sequence ATGAAAGCTGTTCTCCAACGCGTGGCGAATGCACGCGTCGACATTGCCGGCAGCACCGTCGGCGCCATCGACGCGGGCCTGCTCGTGCTGCTGTGCGCGGAGCGTGGCGACATCGACGCGCTCGCCGACCGCATGCTCGCCAAGATCCTCAAGCTGCGCATCTTCTCGGACGAGGCCGGCAAGATGAACCGCAGCGTGCAGGACATCGGCGGCGGCCTGCTGGTGGTGAGCCAGTTCACGCTGGCGGCCGACGCGAGCGGCGGCAACCGCCCCAGCTTCACCCAGGCCGCGCCGCCCGACGAAGGGCGTCGGCTCTACGAATACTTCGTGGCGCAGGCGCGCGCCGCGCACCCGGTGGTGGCCACCGGCGAGTTCGGCGCCGACATGCAGGTGCACCTGTTGAACGACGGGCCCGTCACCATCCCGCTGCAGATGACGGCGTAG
- the ybeY gene encoding rRNA maturation RNase YbeY: protein MAASALPALSLSLQFGRFKGVERHRAALPRHSVTRWIRHALDIDGEITVRIVDADEGQRLNREFRGKDYATNVLTFDYAQSPLVMADLVLCAPVVAREAKENRKTLADHYAHLLVHGTLHAQGWDHETSEADADEMEAYEIEILAGLGIRSPYGK from the coding sequence ATGGCCGCATCCGCACTTCCGGCACTTTCGCTCTCGCTGCAGTTCGGGCGCTTCAAGGGCGTGGAGCGCCATCGCGCCGCGCTACCGCGCCACAGCGTGACGCGCTGGATCCGCCATGCGCTCGACATCGACGGCGAGATCACCGTGCGCATCGTCGACGCCGATGAAGGCCAGCGCCTGAACCGCGAGTTTCGCGGCAAGGACTACGCGACCAACGTGCTGACCTTCGACTACGCGCAAAGCCCGCTCGTGATGGCCGACCTGGTGCTGTGCGCGCCGGTGGTGGCGCGCGAGGCAAAGGAAAACCGCAAGACGCTGGCCGATCACTACGCGCACCTGCTGGTGCACGGCACGCTGCATGCCCAAGGCTGGGATCACGAGACCAGCGAGGCCGACGCCGACGAGATGGAAGCGTACGAAATCGAGATTCTTGCGGGCCTGGGCATTCGCAGCCCGTACGGCAAATAG
- a CDS encoding PhoH family protein: MSGVILRHTFTPLNNSRLGHLCGPLDAHLRRIEEALGVKIAHRHEQFKVDGPKASAQRAMDVLQALYEIAQRPIDAAVVQLTLAGDGGMLDGDDDIAMLVTRRTDLRARTPTQAVYLDNIAKHDITFGIGPAGTGKTYLAVACAVDALERAAVQRIVLTRPAVEAGERLGFLPGDLTQKVDPYLRPLYDALYDLMGYEKVQKAFERNALEIAPLAFMRGRTLNNAFVILDEAQNTTPEQMKMFLTRIGFGARAVVTGDVSQIDLPKQQLSGLIDAERVLKRVNGIAMTHFTSVDVVRHPLVAKIVDAYDGQRKRAGAH, encoded by the coding sequence ATGTCCGGCGTGATTCTGCGACACACCTTTACCCCACTGAACAATTCGCGCCTCGGCCACCTGTGCGGACCTCTGGACGCCCACCTGCGCCGCATCGAAGAAGCGCTGGGCGTGAAGATCGCGCACCGCCATGAACAGTTCAAGGTCGACGGCCCCAAGGCCTCCGCGCAGCGCGCAATGGACGTGCTGCAAGCGCTGTACGAAATTGCCCAGCGGCCCATCGACGCTGCCGTGGTGCAGCTCACGCTGGCCGGCGACGGCGGCATGCTCGATGGCGACGACGACATAGCGATGCTCGTCACCCGTCGCACCGACCTGCGCGCACGCACGCCCACGCAGGCGGTGTACCTCGACAACATCGCCAAGCACGACATCACCTTCGGCATCGGCCCGGCCGGCACCGGCAAGACCTATCTCGCTGTGGCCTGCGCGGTCGATGCGCTGGAGCGCGCCGCCGTGCAGCGCATCGTGCTGACGCGGCCCGCGGTGGAAGCAGGCGAGCGGCTGGGCTTTCTGCCGGGCGACCTGACGCAGAAGGTCGACCCGTACCTGCGCCCGCTGTACGACGCGCTCTACGACCTGATGGGCTACGAAAAGGTGCAGAAGGCCTTCGAGCGCAACGCGCTCGAAATCGCGCCGCTGGCCTTCATGCGCGGGCGCACGCTGAACAACGCTTTCGTGATCCTCGACGAGGCGCAGAACACCACGCCCGAGCAGATGAAGATGTTCCTCACGCGCATCGGCTTCGGCGCGCGCGCGGTGGTGACGGGCGACGTGAGCCAGATCGACCTGCCCAAGCAGCAGTTGAGCGGGCTGATCGACGCGGAGCGCGTGCTCAAGCGCGTGAACGGCATCGCCATGACGCACTTCACGAGCGTGGACGTGGTGCGCCACCCGCTGGTGGCGAAGATCGTCGATGCCTATGACGGGCAACGCAAGCGTGCGGGAGCTCACTGA
- the ruvA gene encoding Holliday junction branch migration protein RuvA: MIGKLTGTLAERNPPQVVVDCNGVGYEVDVPMSTFYNLPNLGAKVSLLTHFVVREDAQILYGFGTAEERAAFRQLIKITGVGPRTALGLLSGMSVGELSQAITTQELGRLVKIPGIGKKTAERLLLELKGKLGADIGLPAHAASDAQADILQALVALGYSDKEAALALKALPKDATVSEGIKMALKSLAK; the protein is encoded by the coding sequence ATGATAGGCAAACTGACCGGCACGCTGGCCGAACGCAATCCGCCGCAGGTGGTTGTGGATTGCAACGGAGTCGGCTATGAGGTCGACGTGCCGATGAGCACGTTCTACAACCTGCCGAACCTCGGCGCGAAAGTCTCCCTGCTCACGCACTTCGTCGTGCGCGAGGACGCGCAGATTCTCTACGGCTTCGGCACGGCGGAGGAAAGGGCGGCTTTCCGCCAGCTCATCAAGATCACCGGCGTGGGGCCGCGCACCGCGCTGGGCCTGCTCTCGGGCATGAGCGTGGGCGAGCTTTCGCAGGCGATCACGACGCAGGAGCTCGGACGGCTCGTGAAGATTCCGGGCATCGGCAAGAAGACCGCCGAGCGGCTGCTGCTGGAGCTCAAGGGCAAGCTGGGTGCTGACATCGGCCTGCCGGCGCATGCGGCTTCCGATGCGCAGGCTGACATTCTTCAGGCGCTGGTCGCGCTGGGGTACAGCGACAAGGAGGCTGCGCTTGCGCTCAAGGCGCTGCCGAAGGATGCGACGGTGAGCGAGGGGATCAAGATGGCGTTGAAGTCGTTGGCTAAGTGA
- a CDS encoding YdeI/OmpD-associated family protein yields the protein MTTKTAERIPHDTPVECTNAASWTRWLKRHHTTAAGVWLRIAKKDSGITSIDHPAALEEALCYGWIDGQRKSDDAQYFLQRFTPRTKRGIWSQINRTKVLKLIDEGRMQPAGLAEIERAKADGRWDAAYEAASVATVPPDLQAALDANKKAAKFFATLDARNRFAVLFRTQGAKKPETRARRIEKFVEMLAKGEKIYP from the coding sequence ATGACCACGAAGACGGCGGAGCGCATTCCGCACGACACGCCAGTCGAGTGCACCAACGCCGCATCGTGGACGCGCTGGCTCAAGCGCCACCACACGACCGCCGCCGGCGTATGGCTTCGCATCGCGAAGAAGGACAGCGGCATCACCTCCATCGACCACCCCGCCGCACTCGAGGAAGCGCTGTGCTACGGCTGGATCGACGGCCAGCGCAAGAGCGATGACGCGCAGTATTTCCTGCAGCGCTTCACGCCGCGCACCAAGCGCGGCATCTGGTCGCAGATCAACCGCACCAAGGTGCTCAAGCTCATCGACGAAGGCCGCATGCAGCCGGCCGGACTGGCCGAGATCGAGCGCGCGAAGGCCGACGGGCGCTGGGACGCGGCCTACGAAGCCGCGAGCGTGGCGACGGTGCCGCCCGATCTGCAGGCCGCGCTGGATGCAAACAAGAAAGCTGCGAAGTTCTTCGCGACGCTGGATGCGCGCAACCGCTTTGCGGTGCTGTTCCGTACGCAGGGGGCGAAGAAGCCTGAAACCCGGGCACGCCGCATCGAGAAGTTCGTCGAGATGCTGGCGAAGGGCGAAAAGATCTACCCCTGA
- a CDS encoding phosphatidate cytidylyltransferase codes for MIELSPFAWTTLKLFGGVAGVLILASAIGALLKWRVAHGQPHSVIDNLNSRVNAWWVMVAVIGIAFAFGKGGVIVLFYLISFYALREFISLAYTRRGDHAPIALAFYLALPGQYFLIWIDWYGLYAIYIPVYAFLLLPILAAVGGDTRRFLERTSKIQWGLMVCVFCISHVPALLTLQIPGFEGRNLLLIAFLVIVVQGSDVLQYVWGKLFGKRKVAPELSPSKTWEGLIGGVASATALGAALYWATPFNPWQAALMALTICLMGFFGGLVMSAIKRDRGVKDWGSMIEGHGGMLDRLDSVIFAAPIYFHALRYWWVP; via the coding sequence GTGATCGAACTCTCTCCTTTCGCGTGGACCACGCTCAAGCTTTTCGGCGGTGTGGCCGGAGTGCTGATACTGGCCTCGGCCATCGGCGCACTGCTCAAGTGGCGCGTGGCGCACGGCCAGCCGCATTCGGTGATCGACAACCTCAACTCGCGCGTCAATGCGTGGTGGGTGATGGTGGCGGTGATCGGCATTGCCTTTGCCTTTGGCAAGGGCGGCGTGATCGTGCTGTTCTATCTGATCTCGTTCTATGCGCTGCGCGAATTCATCAGCCTGGCCTATACGCGGCGCGGCGACCATGCGCCGATCGCGCTGGCTTTCTACCTCGCGCTGCCAGGACAGTATTTCCTGATCTGGATCGACTGGTACGGGCTCTACGCGATCTACATCCCGGTCTATGCCTTCCTGCTACTGCCCATCCTGGCGGCGGTCGGCGGCGACACGCGCCGCTTCCTGGAGCGCACCTCGAAGATCCAGTGGGGGCTGATGGTGTGCGTGTTCTGCATCAGCCACGTGCCGGCCCTGCTCACGCTGCAGATTCCTGGCTTCGAAGGCCGCAACCTGCTGCTGATCGCGTTCCTGGTGATCGTGGTGCAGGGCAGCGACGTGCTGCAGTACGTGTGGGGCAAGCTCTTCGGCAAGCGCAAGGTGGCGCCCGAGCTGTCGCCCTCCAAGACCTGGGAAGGCTTGATCGGCGGCGTGGCGAGCGCCACCGCGCTGGGCGCGGCGCTGTACTGGGCCACGCCGTTCAACCCGTGGCAGGCCGCACTGATGGCGCTCACGATCTGCCTTATGGGCTTCTTCGGCGGCCTCGTGATGTCGGCCATCAAGCGCGATCGCGGCGTGAAAGACTGGGGCTCGATGATCGAGGGCCACGGCGGCATGCTCGATCGGCTCGACTCGGTGATCTTTGCAGCACCCATCTACTTCCACGCGCTGCGCTACTGGTGGGTGCCATGA
- a CDS encoding lysophospholipid acyltransferase family protein, translating into MTEENNKNNDKPESTVLRRGLAIVAGKLIIGAAGLLTGVRAIWSGTTPKAEQTLYFANHTSHGDFVLLWATLPPDLRALTRPVAGQDYWMASKTRQFIGADVFNALMIRRDGSGQGENPVEQMKEALDAGDSLIMFPEGTRNTGDEILLPLKSGLFHLARACPNVRLVPVWIENLKRVLPKGTLVPIPLACTVRYGAPISLAEGEDKNTFIARARTAMLDLRPEYDRIEQQNGQSNGGSAS; encoded by the coding sequence TTGACCGAAGAAAACAACAAAAACAACGACAAGCCCGAAAGCACCGTGCTGCGGCGCGGGCTCGCCATCGTGGCCGGCAAGCTGATCATCGGCGCGGCCGGGCTGCTGACCGGGGTTCGCGCCATCTGGTCAGGCACCACGCCGAAGGCCGAGCAGACGCTGTACTTCGCCAACCACACGAGCCACGGCGACTTCGTGCTGTTGTGGGCCACGCTGCCGCCCGACCTGCGCGCGCTCACGCGGCCGGTGGCCGGGCAGGACTACTGGATGGCCTCGAAGACGCGCCAGTTCATCGGCGCCGACGTGTTCAATGCGCTGATGATCCGCCGCGACGGCTCGGGCCAGGGCGAGAACCCTGTCGAGCAGATGAAGGAGGCGCTGGACGCCGGCGACTCGCTCATCATGTTCCCCGAGGGCACGCGCAACACGGGCGACGAGATCCTGCTGCCGCTGAAAAGCGGGCTCTTCCACCTGGCGCGCGCCTGCCCCAACGTGCGGCTGGTGCCGGTGTGGATCGAGAACCTGAAGCGCGTGCTGCCCAAGGGCACGCTGGTGCCGATTCCGCTGGCGTGCACGGTGCGCTACGGCGCGCCGATCTCGCTGGCCGAAGGGGAAGACAAGAACACTTTCATCGCCCGCGCACGCACGGCGATGCTCGACCTGCGCCCCGAATACGACCGCATCGAACAACAAAACGGACAAAGCAACGGAGGGAGCGCCTCGTGA
- a CDS encoding phosphatase PAP2/dual specificity phosphatase family protein translates to MTAWLAQRPWKRAAAWLVFLGPLFYATYGFANWWATTRANVPSMAFEWERQVPFWPWTIFPYWTINVFYALSLFLARSRHTLDRHALRLVTATLIACSCFILWPLHFSFGQPPVDGAPAFLFNALRGFDQPFNQAPSLHIALAVILWDWYRQFIRPLWARLVLHVWAFAICASVLTTWQHHFIDIPTGALLGLFCVWLWPLERVVSMPRAWRITRDPQRWKLAGLYAVGAALFLAAALYGGGVVLWLAWPAASLALVALNYIGFGARGFQMNGRGRMGWAARWMLAPYRLAAAINACLWTRKLPASVEVVPGLRLGRRPTHAEWLAAGQPRLVSLCAELQMPAGVPHAHCVPLLDLTVPPTVRLQRAAAVIEGQRRNADGATVWVCCALGFSRSAAAVIAWLGRYGPAGGVAQAEDTVRRARPQIVLRGAWRVSLEPFKPLPEVPPHDR, encoded by the coding sequence ATGACCGCCTGGCTGGCGCAACGGCCCTGGAAGCGCGCCGCCGCATGGCTGGTGTTTCTGGGGCCGCTGTTCTACGCGACCTATGGCTTCGCCAACTGGTGGGCGACCACGCGGGCGAACGTGCCGTCGATGGCTTTCGAGTGGGAGCGGCAGGTGCCGTTCTGGCCGTGGACGATCTTTCCGTACTGGACGATCAACGTCTTCTATGCGCTGTCGCTGTTCCTGGCGCGCAGCAGGCACACGCTCGACCGGCACGCGCTGCGGCTGGTGACGGCCACGCTCATCGCCTGCAGCTGCTTCATCCTCTGGCCACTGCACTTCAGCTTCGGGCAACCGCCGGTCGACGGGGCGCCGGCTTTCCTGTTCAACGCGCTGCGCGGGTTCGACCAGCCGTTCAACCAGGCGCCTTCGCTGCACATCGCGCTGGCCGTGATCCTGTGGGACTGGTACCGGCAGTTCATCCGGCCCCTCTGGGCGCGGCTGGTGCTGCATGTGTGGGCCTTCGCCATCTGCGCGTCGGTGCTCACGACGTGGCAGCACCACTTCATCGACATTCCGACCGGCGCGCTGCTCGGCCTGTTCTGCGTGTGGCTGTGGCCGCTGGAGCGCGTGGTGTCGATGCCGCGCGCGTGGCGCATCACCCGCGACCCGCAGCGCTGGAAGCTGGCGGGGCTCTATGCAGTGGGCGCGGCGCTGTTCCTTGCGGCTGCGCTGTACGGCGGCGGCGTCGTGCTGTGGCTGGCATGGCCGGCCGCGTCGCTCGCGCTGGTGGCGTTGAACTACATCGGCTTCGGCGCACGCGGCTTCCAGATGAACGGCCGTGGCCGCATGGGCTGGGCGGCGCGCTGGATGCTGGCGCCCTACCGGCTCGCCGCCGCCATCAACGCCTGTCTCTGGACCCGCAAGCTACCGGCTTCGGTCGAAGTGGTGCCGGGCCTGCGGCTGGGCCGCCGGCCGACGCACGCCGAGTGGCTGGCCGCCGGACAGCCCCGTCTGGTGAGTCTGTGCGCCGAGCTGCAGATGCCGGCAGGCGTGCCGCATGCGCACTGCGTGCCGCTGCTCGACCTGACGGTGCCGCCAACCGTGCGCCTGCAGCGCGCAGCGGCCGTCATCGAAGGCCAGCGCCGGAACGCGGACGGTGCCACAGTGTGGGTCTGCTGCGCGCTCGGCTTCTCACGCAGCGCTGCGGCGGTAATCGCCTGGCTGGGCCGCTACGGCCCGGCCGGCGGCGTCGCCCAGGCCGAAGACACGGTGCGCCGCGCACGGCCGCAGATCGTGCTGCGGGGGGCCTGGCGGGTGTCACTGGAGCCGTTCAAACCTTTGCCGGAGGTACCGCCCCATGACCGATGA
- a CDS encoding bifunctional alpha/beta hydrolase/class I SAM-dependent methyltransferase yields MNDTTPRAPNELHFQTHDGESLFYRHWPATGATRRGAIVLFHRGHEHGARMAHLVDELNLPDFDFFAWDARGHGRSPGQRGYSPSFGTSVRDVQTFVQHIGTAHGVPEQDIHVVAQSVGAVLIATWAHDYAPKVRGLTLASPAFKVKLYVPFARAGLGLMHKLRGLFFVNSYVKAKFLTHDPQRIASYESDPLISRPIAVNILLGLYEAADRVVADANAITLPVQLLISGADWVVHHKPQHQFFERLGSAVKTKTELPGFFHDTLGEKDRAPAVASIREFILQRFDEPAVPVDRREAHLSGDTADESRALAEPLSPLSPRGAYWAMTRASLKLGGTMSEGIKLGHATGFDSGSTLDYVYRNHPQGSSAIGRSIDKTYLDSIGWRGIRQRKIHVEELLRIAMERLADMHREVRVMDIAAGHGRYVLDAVLASPVKASSILLRDYSDINVRDGRALIAEKGLEDVAQFVQADAFDRMSLASVLPRPTLAVVSGLYELFPDNEMVRRSLAGVGDAVEDRGYLVYTGQPWHPQLEMIARALTSHRQGEAWVMRRRTQYEMDQLVEEAGFRKIDQRVDEWGIFTVSLAVRVTQ; encoded by the coding sequence ATGAACGACACCACTCCACGCGCTCCGAACGAGCTTCATTTCCAGACGCACGACGGCGAATCTCTTTTCTACCGCCACTGGCCGGCCACCGGCGCCACGCGGCGCGGCGCCATCGTGCTGTTCCATCGCGGCCATGAACACGGTGCGCGCATGGCGCACCTGGTCGACGAGCTGAACCTGCCCGACTTCGACTTCTTCGCCTGGGACGCCCGCGGCCATGGCCGCTCGCCCGGGCAGCGCGGCTACAGCCCGAGCTTCGGCACTTCGGTGCGCGACGTGCAGACCTTCGTACAGCACATCGGCACGGCGCACGGCGTGCCCGAGCAGGACATCCACGTGGTCGCGCAGAGCGTGGGCGCGGTGCTGATCGCCACCTGGGCGCACGACTACGCGCCCAAGGTACGCGGCCTCACGCTCGCCTCGCCGGCCTTCAAGGTCAAGCTCTACGTGCCGTTCGCGCGCGCCGGGCTAGGGCTGATGCACAAGCTGCGCGGCCTGTTCTTCGTCAACAGCTACGTGAAGGCGAAGTTCCTCACGCACGACCCGCAGCGCATCGCCAGCTACGAGAGCGATCCGCTGATCTCGCGGCCCATCGCGGTCAACATCCTGCTGGGCCTGTACGAGGCCGCCGACCGCGTGGTGGCCGACGCCAATGCGATCACGCTGCCGGTGCAGCTGCTCATTTCGGGCGCCGACTGGGTGGTGCACCACAAGCCGCAGCACCAGTTCTTCGAGCGGCTGGGCAGCGCGGTCAAGACCAAGACGGAGCTGCCGGGCTTCTTCCACGACACCCTGGGCGAGAAAGACCGGGCGCCGGCCGTGGCCTCGATCCGCGAATTCATCCTGCAGCGCTTCGACGAGCCCGCCGTGCCTGTGGACCGCCGCGAGGCGCACCTGAGCGGCGACACGGCCGACGAGTCGCGCGCACTGGCCGAGCCGCTGTCGCCCCTGTCGCCGCGCGGCGCCTACTGGGCCATGACCCGCGCGAGCCTGAAGCTGGGTGGCACGATGTCCGAGGGCATCAAGCTCGGCCACGCCACCGGCTTCGATTCGGGCAGCACGCTCGACTACGTGTACCGCAACCATCCGCAGGGCAGCTCGGCCATCGGCCGCTCCATCGACAAGACCTACCTGGACTCCATCGGCTGGCGCGGCATACGCCAACGCAAGATCCACGTCGAAGAGCTGCTGCGCATTGCAATGGAGCGCCTGGCCGACATGCACCGCGAGGTGCGCGTGATGGACATCGCCGCCGGCCATGGCCGCTACGTGCTCGACGCGGTGCTGGCCAGCCCCGTGAAGGCCAGTTCCATCTTGCTGCGCGACTACAGCGACATCAATGTGCGCGACGGCCGGGCGCTCATCGCCGAGAAGGGCCTGGAAGACGTCGCCCAATTCGTGCAGGCCGATGCCTTCGACCGCATGAGCCTCGCGAGCGTATTGCCGCGGCCCACGCTGGCCGTGGTGTCGGGCCTGTACGAGCTGTTCCCCGACAACGAAATGGTGCGCCGCTCGCTCGCGGGCGTGGGCGACGCGGTGGAAGACCGCGGCTACCTCGTCTACACCGGGCAGCCCTGGCATCCGCAGCTCGAGATGATCGCGCGCGCCCTCACCAGCCACCGCCAGGGCGAGGCCTGGGTGATGCGGCGCCGCACGCAGTACGAGATGGACCAGCTGGTGGAAGAAGCGGGCTTCCGCAAGATCGACCAGCGGGTCGACGAGTGGGGCATCTTCACGGTGTCGCTGGCAGTGCGCGTCACGCAATGA
- a CDS encoding CDP-alcohol phosphatidyltransferase family protein → MSIYELKPRFQALLRPLVVRLHAMGVTANQVTMAACVVSVALGLWLFFAAPSLAAFGLIPLWMFLRMAFNAIDGMLAREHNQQSRLGAFLNELTDVVSDAALYLPFALVLPFSGFWVGTVIVLAGLSEFAGALGPTVGASRRYDGPLGKSDRAFVFGALGLYVALGLPLPGWTAWLMPLLAVLVAWTTVNRIRRALAEADAAGRH, encoded by the coding sequence GTGTCGATCTACGAACTGAAGCCGCGTTTCCAGGCCCTGCTGCGGCCGCTGGTGGTCCGCCTGCATGCGATGGGCGTCACAGCCAACCAGGTCACGATGGCGGCATGCGTCGTTTCGGTCGCGCTCGGGCTCTGGCTCTTCTTCGCGGCGCCCTCGCTGGCGGCCTTCGGGCTCATTCCGCTGTGGATGTTCCTGCGCATGGCCTTCAACGCCATCGACGGCATGCTGGCGCGCGAACACAACCAGCAGAGCAGGCTGGGCGCCTTTCTCAACGAACTGACCGACGTGGTCTCCGACGCGGCGCTGTACCTGCCCTTTGCACTGGTGCTGCCTTTCAGCGGCTTCTGGGTCGGCACGGTGATCGTGCTGGCCGGGCTGAGCGAATTCGCCGGCGCGCTTGGCCCCACGGTGGGCGCCTCGCGCCGCTACGACGGCCCGCTGGGCAAGAGCGACCGGGCCTTCGTGTTCGGCGCGCTCGGCCTCTACGTGGCGCTGGGCTTGCCGCTGCCGGGCTGGACAGCCTGGCTGATGCCGCTGCTTGCTGTGCTGGTGGCCTGGACCACCGTCAACCGCATCCGCCGCGCCCTGGCCGAGGCCGACGCCGCAGGCCGCCACTGA